Part of the Nitrospira sp. genome is shown below.
GTCCTCGTTCTCATTACTTTCGTCGCCGCGACCGTCAATGGCGCGCTGGGCTACGGCTTCTCCTCGATTACCATGCCGGTTGCCCTGCTGTTCTATACGAATCGTATTTTGAATCCGGCCATGGTGCTCGTGGAGCTGGTTCTGAATAGTTATGTCCTCTTTCTCAATCGCCAAAACATACCCAATATTTTCCGGCGTGTCGTGCCGATCCTGATCGGCCTCGCCATGGGGGTCGCCATCGGTAGCTACATCCTCTCGATGGTGCAACCGGCCTGGGTAAAGTTCGTCACCTACTTCATGCTGCTCCCGTTGATTCTGCTTCAAGCGGCCGGCATCCGCAAACCGATCAAAGCAGAAAAAACCATCGGGGTCCCGTTCGGGGTCGGCATCGGCACGCTCTATTCTGTCACGACCATCTCCGGACCGCCGCTGGCGTTACTGTTCAATAATCAGGGGTATGAAAAGCAGGATTTTCGCGCGGCGCTGGGCGTGATTCGGGTGGCGGAAGCGACCCTGACGGCTATTGCTTACACCATCATAGGTTTTTACAGCGCCAGCAGTATGGAGGTGATCCCCTTCATCGTGCCAAGCGTCTTACTGGGTATTCCGCTCGGCGTATTCTTGATCCGTTGGATGGATCCGGAGACATTCCGGCGGCTCTGCATGAGCTTTGATGCCCTAGTCGTCGGCTTTGGGCTTTCAAGAGTCCTTGTTGAGCTGAAACTCGCAAGCACCTTCACCACTTACAGTATTCTTTCGATCGTCGTCCTGCTCAACGCCGTGCTTCTCTATCGGTATTTTCAAGAGAGGGCCGCCTCACAATCCAAAATCTAGCGCCTACGAATCCCCCCTCCTCCCATTGCCGTCCACACTCAATCACACACTCCCTAATTCGATAATACATGTGTAGAAGTGAAGGCTTATCCCTACACAGCCAGAATGAGAGATTGCCGTAAAATCTCTCAAGATACTCGTCCACCTGAAGGTCAAATCATTCAAACTTTGCAAGGCAGAGAAAGAACTCCATTCAGAAACCTCCATATTCACGCTGAATAAAGACAAGTTTATTCTTGGCCTATGTATTGCTAATGGTAGATCCATCAATGCGGGAGTAAGAAGTAATGATCCTGTTTATTTTACTCATCATGGCAGCTGTTGCACTGAGCGCTAGCTCAACGCCTGCAGAGAACAGTCCGCACCGTTCGACATTTTGATGTTGTAGCTCCAGCCGTCAATCAAGTAGAAAGAACCCCCTTACATGAGCAATGAGTTGAGAAGCCAATCTATGCGTACGTTGTCCACAGGCACGTTGCTGACGGCCTACATGCTGCTAACCGGTTG
Proteins encoded:
- a CDS encoding sulfite exporter TauE/SafE family protein; translated protein: MDQIVLVLITFVAATVNGALGYGFSSITMPVALLFYTNRILNPAMVLVELVLNSYVLFLNRQNIPNIFRRVVPILIGLAMGVAIGSYILSMVQPAWVKFVTYFMLLPLILLQAAGIRKPIKAEKTIGVPFGVGIGTLYSVTTISGPPLALLFNNQGYEKQDFRAALGVIRVAEATLTAIAYTIIGFYSASSMEVIPFIVPSVLLGIPLGVFLIRWMDPETFRRLCMSFDALVVGFGLSRVLVELKLASTFTTYSILSIVVLLNAVLLYRYFQERAASQSKI